In a single window of the Botrytis cinerea B05.10 chromosome 10, complete sequence genome:
- the Bcebp2 gene encoding Bcebp2 yields MASIMENASIESAAAVIVNHPYYPLEMEIASYLANEWTVPTLLSIFFGACAVLFLCTRTFVARSYPHLPSTEKAAIWWLVLSGAIHLFFEGYFSLHHTKIIKDQQLLGQLWKEYALSDSRYLTSDPFVLCMETVTAFLWGPMCFTVAAFIATRHPLRHPLQIIVTVGQIYGLVLYYATHTFDYYHKEVNYSRPEFLYFWFYYFFMNFLWMIFPGMLLVDSVRTIARTFTELDQVKNTRKAKGFAKKGQ; encoded by the exons ATGGCTTCTATAATGGAGAACGCTTCGATTGAATCTGCAGCTGCAGTTATCGTCAATCATCCCTATTACCCCctcgagatggagatagcCAGCTATCTGGCGAATGAATGGACTGTACCTACTCTCCTGAGCATCTTCTTTGGTGCTTGTGCAGTATTGTTCTTATGTACTCGCACTTTCGTTGCGAGATCATATCCTCATCTGCCAAGCACCGAGAAAGCTGCGATATGGTGGTTGGTTCTAT CTGGCGCAATCCACCTCTTTTTCGAAG GATATTTTTCGCTTCATCATACCAAAATTATCAAGGACCAACAACTGTTGGGACAATTATGGAAGGAATACGCCCTTAGCGATAGTCGATATTTGACATCCGATCCTTTTGTCCTCTGCATGGAAACTGTAACAGCG TTTTTATGGGGACCTATGTGCTTTACCGTTGCGGCATTTATCGCGACTCGTCATCCACTTCGACACCCCCTACAAATCATTGTAACTGTAGGACAAATCTATGGACTCGTTCTGTACTATGCGACTCACACTTTTGATTATTATCACAAAGAAGTCAATTATTCCAGACCAGAATTTCTGTACTTTTGGTTTTACTATTTCTTCATGAATTTCCTCTGGATGATCTTTCCAGGCA TGCTCCTCGTCGATTCAGTACGTACTATTGCGCGAACCTTCACAGAGCTCGACCAGGTCAAGAACACTCGAAAGGCCAAGGGGTTTGCAAAGAAAGGCCAATAA
- the Bctpt1 gene encoding Bctpt1, translated as MYKHFLRTKISRTLLFGKIKYSCLDEWESGLQSLTRSQSCNFGFCFGARDRGVGRCTHTHTHTHTVEERGERSGGLDMDMDMDMQNISAKDVARLAEEGGVGEVRAGDAKRGKGGKGRAGGAQNREMLISKALSKLLRHAAESEGVELDGEGFARLDLVMQWPRLKSLKPTFADIRTAVTDNAKQRFSMKPNPSLPEPPSPSSENPADWMIRANQGHSIAIDSAALLIPITLEAGNVPETCVHGTYFAFYEEILKSGGLKKMGRNHVHFGTGIPEDGGVVSGMRGDAEVLIFVDVKRCLEEEPEMKWWISENGVVLTEGDGEGVVGTRFWKRVEGRREGGVLWKDGVKVAELEEGLRNRKAPMGKGGRGGGGRGGRGGGRGRGREGKGGRGGGRGGKNSDGNTEITTEETKPVEET; from the exons ATGTACAAGCATTTTTTGCGCACCAAAATATCGAGGACCTTGTTGTTTgggaaaataaaatatagtTGTTTGGACGAGTGGGAGAGTGGATTGCAGAGTCTCACAAGAAGTCAATCTTGTAACTTTGGTTTTTGCTTTGGGGCGCGTGATCGTGGGGTTGGGAGGTGCACGCATACGCATACGCACACGCACACGGttgaggagagaggagaaagatcGGGGGGcttggatatggatatggatatggatatgcaAAATATAAGTGCGAAGGATGTGGCGAGGTTGGCGGAAGAGGGGGGTGTTGGGGAGGTGAGAGCTGGGGATGCGAagagggggaagggggggaagggaagagcTGGAGGCGCACAAAATAGAGAAATGCTTATTAGTAAGGCGTTGTCGAAGTTGTTGAGACATGCGGCGGAGAGTGAGGGGGTGGAgttggatggagaggggtTTGCTAggttggatttggtg ATGCAATGGCCTCgtctcaaatctctcaaaccTACCTTTGCCGATATCCGCACCGCCGTCACCGATAACGCCAAACAGCGTTTCTCTATGAAACCCAACCCATCGCTTCCAGAACcgccttctccttcttctgaAAATCCAGCAGATTGGATGATTCGTGCTAATCAAGGTCATTCCATCGCGATTGATTCCGCAGCGCTGCTGATCCCCATCACGCTCGAAGCGGGGAACGTACCGGAAACATGTGTGCATGGGACATATTTTGCTTTTTACgaggagattttgaaaagtggcggattgaagaagatggggCGGAACCATGTGCATTTTGGGACGGGGATTCCTGAAGATGGGGGAGTGGTGAGTGGGATGAGAGGAGATGCGGAGGTGTTGATATTTGTGGATGTGAAGAGGTGTTTGGAGGAGGAACCGGAGATGAAGTGGTGGATTAGTGAGAATGGGGTGGTTTTGACGgagggggatggggagggggttgTGGGAACGAGATTTTGGAAGAGGGTtgaggggaggagggagggtgGTGTACTGTGGAAGGATGGGGTTAAAGTGGCGGAATTGGAGGAGGGGTTGAGGAATAGGAAGGCGCCGATGGGGAAGGGTGGGAGAGGGGGTGGAGGTAGGGGTGGAAGgggtggaggaagaggaagaggaagggaagggaaaggtgGAAGAGGTGGTGGTAGAGGAGGTAAAAATTCCGATGGAAATACGGAGATTACTACTGAAGAAACAAAACCTGTAGAGGAGACTTGA